From Microbacterium sp. CGR2:
CTGGACAGCTACGTCGGCATGGGCTATAAGTCGCTGCTCGTCGGGCAGCGCATCGGGCTGATGCGCGCTGGCGAATTGGCTGCTGCCTGGCCGGTCGACAATACCGGGTGGCCGTGGCCTGGCACACGCGATGGGGGCGTCGCCTGGGCGTTCAGTGCAGACAGCGCTCCGGCGGGGTACCAGCGGGATCCCACATCCAGCAAGGGAATCATCGTGTCCGCTGGTCCGCTGGCCGAGGTCATTGACAAAGCTGCCGCGGCGTCAGAGTTCGACCCTGAGACAACGATCGTCGTCGCCGTCAGTGCATGTTCGACCCGCACTGGCACTGAGATCCCTAGGCGACGGACTACTCGCAGAAGCATTTCCGGTCGTGCGCGCGGTCGGTATGATCTCGCCCTCACGCAACGAGTGAGCGACAACCACCTCGATGATTGCGGTCGCGGGCACTGCCCCGTGTCTGTCGTCTGGTTGACACCCGCCACATCCAGATCCATTGGCTCTCCGTTCACTTTCGCGCGACGCGGCACCATTGCGATTTAGCGAACGAAGGTTCGCTGAACCAACAGCTGCGTAGCGCGGGAGTTCACCGCTTATGCCAGCGCGCCGATCTGGCCGCGCCTCTGCTCCGTTCGGCGAGCCAGAGCTCAGTGGGCTCCGGCGGTAACGTTGGACAGCATGAGGATTACGGCTCCTGAACCGGTGGCTCCGACCACCGGTGCGCATGCGGTTCCGGGGCCCGTGGCTGGTCCGGGCTCCTGGCTGCGCGCCCGGATATGGTTGGTGGACCTGCTGGTCGTGATCGGGGTGTTCCTCTACAACCTGCCGATCATCCCCATCTTCGCTGATGGTCCTGGCGAGGTCATCGGGCTGATTGTGGTCTCCGCGGCGCTCTGCGGCCCGTACCTGATGCGCCGACGCTTCCCAGTGGGGGTGCTCGGCGTAATGCTGGTGGCTGCGTTCGCGCAGTTGTTGCTCGGCGCGCCGGTGCTGGCGGCGGATGCGATGCTTCTGCTCGCCGTCTACAACGTCGCGACCCGCTACATCTGGCGGGTTTCCCTCTCGGCTGCGGCGCTGACGGTGGCCTGGTTGCTGGTGGCGGTCATCCCGCACCTGGGCGAGGAAGTGATCGACGTCGGGCAGCTCGGGGTGCTGATCGTGGTGACGCTGTGGGTGTGGACCTGGGGGACGCTGGTGCGCATTCGCCGTCAGTACATGGCCGGGCTCCGGGAGCGAGCCGAGCAGGCAGAGCGTGAGCGGGAAAACAACGCGCGGATCGCGGTCGTCAACGAACGGGCACGCATCGCAAGGGAGATTCACGACATCGTGTCTCACAGCCTCAGCGTGGTCGTGCTGATGTCCGACGGGGCGGCGGCGAAGGTCAAGTCGGAGCCGGCGCGTGCGAAGTCGGCGATGCTCCATGTGCGCGACACCGGCCGAGGAGCGCTGGCGGACATGCGCCGCATGCTCGGAGTGCTGCGCGAGGACGAGCCGGGATCGGACGCCCCGCAGCCGGGCATCGATCAGCTCGATGCCCTCGTCGCGGAGTCCCGCACCGCCGGGCTGCCAGTCGCTCTTAGTGTCAGCGGTAATCGGGCGTCGCTGTCGGAGGGACTGGGGCTGACGGTGTACCGGCTGGTGCAGGAAGCCTTGACGAACTCACGCAAGCACGCCGGTCCGCACGTCACTCGTGTCGACGTGCGTCTGGAGTACCGTGACGACGAGGTCGAAGTCCGGATCACCGACGACGGGCACGGTCAGGCCGAGGATTTGGAGGCGGTCACGCATGGGCACGGCCTGCTCGGGATGCGCGAGCGAGTCGCTGCCCACCACGGCACGCTGCGGGTCGGACCGCGCGAAGGCGGAGGGTTCGAGGTCGTCGCGGTGCTGCCGCGAGAGGAGGGAACGACGTGACGGTGCGAGTAGTCTTGGTCGACGACCAGCAGATGATCCGCATGGGACTGCGGATGGTGCTGGAATCGCAGCCCGGGATCGAGGTCGTCGGCGAGGCCGACGACGGTGACACCGCGTTGGACGTGCTCGACCGGGTCGAAGCCGATGTCGTGCTCATGGACGTGCGGATGCCGCGGATGAACGGGGTCGAGGCGACCAGGCGCATCTGCGCCGGGGAGGGCGGCCCGCGCGTGCTGATCCTGACGACGTTCGACCTCGACGAGTACGCGTACGACGCACTGCAGGCCGGTGCGTCGGGGTTTCTGCTCAAAGACACCCCCGTCGAGGACGTCGCCGCCGCGATCAAGCACATCCACGCCGGCGACGCCGTGGTCGCGCCGAGCACAACCAGGCGTCTACTCGACCACTTCACGCGGTCCCGCCCGCAGTCGGAGCCGAGCGGCACGGTGCGGTTGAAAGAACTGACGCCGCGTGAGCACGAAGTGCTCATCCTGATCGCACGGGGCCTGTCGAACGCGGAGATCGCTGCCGAGCTTGTGCTGGCCGAGGGCACCGTGAAGGTGCATGTCGGCCGCATCCTCACCAAGCTGGGCCTTCGTGACCGGGTGCAGGCGGTGGTACTCGCCTATGAGTCTGGTCTCGTTGAGGCCGGCGAACGCTGACCGTAGCGGTCCTTTCCCGTGGGTCTCACGACATACGGCGGGTGCGGGTATGTCTGAAGTGATACGCGGAAGATATGCCTGCAGCGAGACGACCCCTGGGCGCGATTTCGGGATCGTGGAGGCATGTCTTCCCCGATCGTCGAAACCTCGAACCTGACCAAACGCTACGGGCAGCGCAGCGTCGTCGAGAACCTGAACCTGCGTGTCCCGGCCGGGAGCGTGTACGGGTTCCTCGGGCCCAACGGGGCGGGCAAGTCCACGACGATGAAGATGCTGCTCTCCCTCGTCCAGCCCACCAGCGGCGACGTGCACATCATGGGACAGCCCATGACCCGCAGCACGCGCCGAAGCCTGCTCGGCAGCATCGGGTCGCTCATTGAGGCCCCGCCCGGGTACGCGCACCTGACCGGTGCTGAGAACATGCGTCTGGTGCAGCGGATGCTCGGCCTGACCAATCAGCAGATCGACTACGCAGTCCGCGCCGTCCGGCTCAAAGACCAGATGGACAAGAAGGTCCGCAACTACAGCCTCGGGATGAAGCAGCGTCTCGGGATAGCGATGGCGCTGGCCCGAGAGCCGAAGCTGCTGATCCTTGATGAACCGACGAACGGACTGGACCCCGCCGGGATCGAAGAAATGCGGACGTTGCTGCGTCGCCTCGCCGACGGCGGCGTCACAGTGATGGTGTCCTCTCACCTGCTCGGCGAGATCGACAAGACCGCGAACGTGCTCGGGATCCTCTCCGGCAGCCGGATGATCTTTCAGGGCCCACGGTCGGAACTGTTGGTCGCCTCCAACCCGGACGTGATCGTCACGTGCTCGAACCCGCACGCCGCCACTGCCACCCTGCGCTCCTTCAGCGCGCGCCTCACCGCGGACGGTGAGATCGCCGTCCCCGGCCTGGATGACCGAAAGACCGCTGGTGTCGTCGCGGCGCTCGTCGGCGAGAAGATCGGGGTGTACGGGGTACGGCGCGAGGAGCAGACGCTCGAGGACGTGTTCATGACCCTCACCGCTGGAGGCGGCCTGTGATCTCCCGGGCAGTGGCGAACGAGTTCGCCAAAATGCGCCACCTCAAGGTCGGGGTGATCGCGGTGTTGATGGTCCTCGGGGTGCTCGCACTGTCGCTGTTCGCGGTGATCTCCAGCCCGGAGTTCGATCCCGAGACACCTCAGGCGTGGAACGCGCTGCTGGCCGGCATGTCACTCGGCATCCCACTGCTTTCCCCGTTGCTGCTGGCGGTGCTCGCCTCCCGGCAGACCGACATCGAGCACCAGGGCAACGGATGGCTGCTGCAGTCCACCGCCGGGGTCACCCCGGGCGGTGTCTGTCGGGCCAAACTGGTTGCACTCGGCCTGATCGTCTCCGTGGTCACGCTCGGCACCAGTCTGATCGTGCTGGCCTTCGGGAAGGTGCTCGCGGGCATCCTGCCGCCGGTGCCGCTCGGGCATTGGGTCGGATTCACGCTCTGCATGCTCGTGGTCAACCTGGCCGTTCTCGCGCTGCACATCCTGCTGTCGGCGAAGGTCGAGAACCAGCTCGTCGCCCTCGGCGTCGGCGTGCTCGGCTGCATCCTCGCGGTGTTCTCGCAGGGCCTTCCGGCCGCCGCCGCGCACGTCACCCCGTGGGGCTACTACGCCCTCGCCCAGGCCGCCGGCTACGAAGGCGATGCGATCCAGGCGCTGCCGATCGCGTACCCGAGCATCGCCGTCCTGGCCGTGGTCGTCGGGGTGACCTTCGCCGTCCTCACCGTCCGTTTCGATCGTCAGGAGGCTTGACATGAACGCGCTGTCCGCCGAACTCGTCAAGCTCAAACGATCCCTGGCCTGGCCGATCGTTCTGCTCCTGCCCATCGTGCTCGTCCTTGCCGGGGCCGCCACCCAGCTCGCCGACGGCCGTCAGCCGGAGAACGGTTGGGACACCGTCTGGCTGCAGTCGGTCGGCTTCTACGGCCTCTTCCCGCTCGCGATCGGGATCGCGATCTTCGGCTCCCTGGTCTGGCGGGTCGAGCACCGGGGCAGCAACTGGAACGCGCTGATGAGCGGCCCGACCAGCTCGCTACACATCGTCACCGCCAAGGCCGCAGTCGTCGCGGGACTCACCGCGATCATGCAGGTCGTCCTCCTGGCAGCCGTCATCGTGATCGGCAAGGTCGCGTTCGGGCTGCCCGGGATGCTGCCCGGCCAGCACTTCGCCGTCACCGGGCTGCTGATCCTCGCGACGATCCCGGTCGCGGCCGTCCAGTCGGCGCTGTCGATGTTCCTACGATCCTTCGCCGCGCCCGTCGCCATCGCCCTGGTTGCCTCCGGGGTCTCGACCGCCGCATTGATGGCCGTCGGCGACGCCGCCCTGATCTCGCCCTACGGCGTCGCCACCCGCGCCGCGCTGCTGGGCACCGGCTCCTTCGTCGACGACGGCACCGTCACCGGCAGAGCCGTCGCCGCGATCTTCACCGCAGCCGGCGTCCTCACCATCGCCCTCATCGTCCTCACCACCCGGGTGCTCGACCGCCACGACACCCGCATCTGACCCCGCCACACGCAAGAAGGAGAACGCTCATGTCTGAGAATCCCGGCCAGGCCCCCGCCCACATCATCCAGAACAATCGGCCCCCATCGGGCAAATCCGCAGCCGGGAAGGGGGTCATCGCGCTCGTGCTGTGCGCCGCCGCGTTCCTCTCCGCGCCGATGCTGATACTCATCCCGTACGTCGGATTTGTGCCGGCCGTGCTCGCTGGCGCGGCGATCATCGTCGCCTGGTCCGGACTGCGCGGAGCGACCCACGGAAACGGCACCGCCGTCACCGGCCTGATCATCGGCGTCGTGCTTTTCGCGGTCTTCGCAGGCATCGCCACAGTCTGGAACCTCGTCGTCGCCGACCCCGCGATCCGCGACTACGACCAACTCCACGAAGTAATCGAGCACATCAAGGGACTCGTCTTCGGCTCCTGACCGTCGCAGCGCAGCTCGGAGGGAGTGCGTCCGTGACGTCCGAGTGGCCGCCTGGTCGCCCCTGGCGCTCGCTCAAGGAGATCAAGCGCGTCCTGAAGGCGGCCGACATCACCCGACGAACGCCCGCTACCCGCTCGTAGTCCGAGTCGATGGCGGGGCGGTGCTCAACGCCTCGCGGTCAGTCGAGCTCCTTCAGCTCCGCGGTCCTGTCACCGCCGGCGTTTCCTGTGTTCACTGTCCCCTTCGGCTCGAATAGGATCGCCTGAACCTCGTCCGTCGCTTTCGGGCAGTGCTCGACGCCCCGCGGAACGACGAACACGTCATTCGGATTCAAGATGACGTCTCGGTCACGGAGCTGGATCGTCAGCTGGCCGCTCACGACCATGAAGAGCTCATCGGTGTCGGGATGGGTGTGCCACACGAACTCGCCCTGCAGCTTGACCACCTTGACGTCATAGTCATTGATGCTGGTCAGCCGGTGCGGCTGCCAGTGCTCATCGATTGCGGAAAGAGCGTCGAGCACATTGCGAACTTCATCTGCCATGTTCCCAAGCGTAGCCATCGAGCCAGCACCACCATGAGCCGTCCCACTTGCAGACGCGAACCCTCGCGACCCAGCTCGAGCATCCCGACGCGAATTCGGAACAACCGATACACAGCGGAAATCCCGATCGAAGTGAGACGAAGAAGCCCTCACTCGCCTCATCGACGGTGGGGGCTTCGGACGTTGCTCCGGTGGACTATTCGGAGCCCACTGGCACTGAAAACCCCACGCGAAGGACTATTCCGGGAGCAATCCGCGTCGTGCGCGGTGGCCTG
This genomic window contains:
- a CDS encoding sensor histidine kinase → MAPTTGAHAVPGPVAGPGSWLRARIWLVDLLVVIGVFLYNLPIIPIFADGPGEVIGLIVVSAALCGPYLMRRRFPVGVLGVMLVAAFAQLLLGAPVLAADAMLLLAVYNVATRYIWRVSLSAAALTVAWLLVAVIPHLGEEVIDVGQLGVLIVVTLWVWTWGTLVRIRRQYMAGLRERAEQAERERENNARIAVVNERARIAREIHDIVSHSLSVVVLMSDGAAAKVKSEPARAKSAMLHVRDTGRGALADMRRMLGVLREDEPGSDAPQPGIDQLDALVAESRTAGLPVALSVSGNRASLSEGLGLTVYRLVQEALTNSRKHAGPHVTRVDVRLEYRDDEVEVRITDDGHGQAEDLEAVTHGHGLLGMRERVAAHHGTLRVGPREGGGFEVVAVLPREEGTT
- a CDS encoding response regulator transcription factor produces the protein MTVRVVLVDDQQMIRMGLRMVLESQPGIEVVGEADDGDTALDVLDRVEADVVLMDVRMPRMNGVEATRRICAGEGGPRVLILTTFDLDEYAYDALQAGASGFLLKDTPVEDVAAAIKHIHAGDAVVAPSTTRRLLDHFTRSRPQSEPSGTVRLKELTPREHEVLILIARGLSNAEIAAELVLAEGTVKVHVGRILTKLGLRDRVQAVVLAYESGLVEAGER
- a CDS encoding ABC transporter ATP-binding protein → MSSPIVETSNLTKRYGQRSVVENLNLRVPAGSVYGFLGPNGAGKSTTMKMLLSLVQPTSGDVHIMGQPMTRSTRRSLLGSIGSLIEAPPGYAHLTGAENMRLVQRMLGLTNQQIDYAVRAVRLKDQMDKKVRNYSLGMKQRLGIAMALAREPKLLILDEPTNGLDPAGIEEMRTLLRRLADGGVTVMVSSHLLGEIDKTANVLGILSGSRMIFQGPRSELLVASNPDVIVTCSNPHAATATLRSFSARLTADGEIAVPGLDDRKTAGVVAALVGEKIGVYGVRREEQTLEDVFMTLTAGGGL
- a CDS encoding ABC transporter permease, yielding MISRAVANEFAKMRHLKVGVIAVLMVLGVLALSLFAVISSPEFDPETPQAWNALLAGMSLGIPLLSPLLLAVLASRQTDIEHQGNGWLLQSTAGVTPGGVCRAKLVALGLIVSVVTLGTSLIVLAFGKVLAGILPPVPLGHWVGFTLCMLVVNLAVLALHILLSAKVENQLVALGVGVLGCILAVFSQGLPAAAAHVTPWGYYALAQAAGYEGDAIQALPIAYPSIAVLAVVVGVTFAVLTVRFDRQEA
- a CDS encoding ABC transporter permease; amino-acid sequence: MNALSAELVKLKRSLAWPIVLLLPIVLVLAGAATQLADGRQPENGWDTVWLQSVGFYGLFPLAIGIAIFGSLVWRVEHRGSNWNALMSGPTSSLHIVTAKAAVVAGLTAIMQVVLLAAVIVIGKVAFGLPGMLPGQHFAVTGLLILATIPVAAVQSALSMFLRSFAAPVAIALVASGVSTAALMAVGDAALISPYGVATRAALLGTGSFVDDGTVTGRAVAAIFTAAGVLTIALIVLTTRVLDRHDTRI
- a CDS encoding cupin domain-containing protein, with translation MADEVRNVLDALSAIDEHWQPHRLTSINDYDVKVVKLQGEFVWHTHPDTDELFMVVSGQLTIQLRDRDVILNPNDVFVVPRGVEHCPKATDEVQAILFEPKGTVNTGNAGGDRTAELKELD